One window from the genome of Metabacillus flavus encodes:
- a CDS encoding YitT family protein yields MIKEETRKIIVVIFGALLNAIALNLFLIPAKVYASGFTGVAQLISNVLTRYTPFSISTGVLLLLLNIPVFFLGWKMVGKSFTVYSIISVAATTVFLGFIPLQEISEDILLNAVFGGVIAAVGVGLTLKYGASTGGLDIVAMVLSRMKDKPVGTYFFMLNAVIIFSAGVLFGWEKALYTLVALYASTRVIDAIHTRYEKLTAMIVTKKSEELKKAIHAKLVRGITAVPAKGGFTNESKEMLVMVITRYELYDLEKTIQEVDPHAFTNIVETTGIVGSFRKD; encoded by the coding sequence ATGATCAAAGAAGAAACCAGAAAAATCATCGTTGTCATTTTCGGGGCGCTGCTGAATGCAATTGCGCTGAATCTGTTCCTAATCCCTGCAAAAGTATACGCGAGCGGTTTTACCGGAGTCGCCCAGCTCATTTCCAACGTGCTGACCCGTTATACACCGTTTAGCATCTCTACGGGTGTGCTGCTGCTCCTGCTCAATATTCCGGTATTCTTTTTAGGCTGGAAGATGGTCGGCAAGTCTTTTACCGTTTACAGTATAATAAGTGTTGCAGCGACAACCGTTTTTCTCGGGTTCATTCCGCTTCAGGAAATCTCGGAGGACATTTTGCTTAATGCTGTATTTGGAGGAGTCATTGCTGCAGTAGGTGTCGGTTTGACACTGAAATACGGTGCTTCAACCGGAGGGCTGGATATTGTCGCCATGGTATTATCCAGGATGAAGGACAAGCCTGTCGGTACGTATTTTTTCATGCTGAATGCAGTCATCATTTTTTCAGCGGGTGTTTTGTTCGGCTGGGAAAAAGCCCTTTACACCTTAGTTGCTTTGTATGCATCAACACGCGTCATTGATGCAATCCATACACGGTATGAAAAATTGACGGCTATGATTGTTACGAAAAAAAGTGAAGAATTGAAAAAAGCCATTCATGCCAAGCTAGTCCGCGGGATTACGGCGGTTCCTGCAAAAGGCGGGTTTACAAACGAATCAAAGGAAATGCTGGTAATGGTCATAACAAGATACGAGCTGTATGACCTGGAAAAAACCATTCAGGAAGTGGATCCGCATGCCTTCACCAATATCGTGGAGACAACCGGGATTGTAGGCTCCTTCCGAAAAGACTAA
- a CDS encoding BsuPI-related putative proteinase inhibitor, which produces MKKTLLLLCIILLSACTNKTDEEKEVTAPMEKTNQVLLKASAEESIDQAILKLTIHNDTDRKKIFTFQTGQTYELTVLDSEGKEMYKYSKGKMFTQAIRELALQPGEKKVYQEVWGYDQQGQKASPGEYKVIAVFLGKEKGGEPLTAEGTLEIPES; this is translated from the coding sequence ATGAAAAAAACGCTCCTGCTTCTGTGCATAATCCTGCTCTCAGCCTGCACCAATAAGACGGATGAAGAAAAAGAGGTGACCGCACCCATGGAGAAAACGAACCAGGTGCTATTAAAAGCTTCAGCCGAGGAAAGCATTGACCAGGCTATATTGAAGCTGACCATCCATAATGATACGGACAGGAAAAAAATCTTCACCTTCCAGACAGGCCAAACCTATGAACTGACGGTATTGGACTCGGAAGGAAAAGAAATGTACAAATACTCTAAAGGTAAAATGTTTACGCAGGCGATAAGGGAATTAGCACTCCAACCCGGGGAGAAAAAGGTATATCAGGAAGTCTGGGGATATGACCAGCAGGGACAAAAGGCCTCACCCGGCGAATATAAAGTGATAGCGGTGTTCCTTGGTAAAGAAAAAGGCGGAGAGCCTTTAACGGCAGAAGGAACACTGGAAATACCTGAATCGTAA
- a CDS encoding DUF3813 domain-containing protein, whose translation MGNKLFQKARESVNEAAPHDQASIDRAKNALSSAYANCSEAEKAQLQELQQDLESRTE comes from the coding sequence ATGGGGAATAAATTATTTCAAAAAGCACGTGAATCCGTAAATGAAGCTGCTCCTCACGATCAGGCCTCAATCGATCGTGCAAAAAATGCCCTATCTTCTGCATATGCCAACTGCTCTGAGGCTGAAAAAGCCCAGCTTCAGGAGCTTCAGCAGGATTTAGAAAGCCGCACAGAGTAA
- a CDS encoding Cof-type HAD-IIB family hydrolase, producing MDNKPYLIALDLDGTLLRDDKTISSYSKEIIQKARAAGHIVCIATGRPYRSSSLYYRELALDTPIVNFNGAFVHHPKDESWGMFHTTLELDVVQEIIKTADNHGVHNMLAEVKDRVYFHKHDERLLDVFSMGDPEMTIGHLGETLGEDVTSILIHAEEQNVDKIRSYLSDVHAEVVEHRRWAAPWHVIEIIKSGINKAVGLKKLTDHFGIPPERVIAFGDEDNDLEMLEFAGHGVAMGNAIDILKETANKETLSNMDDGIAVYLKKELGL from the coding sequence ATGGATAACAAACCTTATTTGATTGCATTAGACTTAGATGGCACATTGCTGCGGGATGATAAAACCATTTCCAGCTATTCAAAGGAAATCATACAAAAGGCACGGGCAGCCGGACACATCGTTTGCATCGCTACAGGCAGGCCATACCGTTCCAGCTCGCTTTATTACAGGGAGCTTGCGCTCGATACTCCGATCGTTAATTTTAATGGAGCGTTCGTTCATCATCCAAAGGATGAGAGCTGGGGAATGTTTCATACGACTCTAGAGCTTGATGTGGTGCAGGAAATTATTAAAACAGCGGATAATCATGGTGTACATAATATGCTTGCAGAGGTGAAGGACCGCGTTTATTTCCATAAACATGATGAACGGCTTCTGGATGTGTTCAGCATGGGCGATCCTGAAATGACGATCGGCCATCTTGGCGAAACCCTCGGTGAGGATGTTACCAGTATCCTCATCCACGCTGAAGAGCAAAATGTAGATAAGATCCGCTCTTATTTATCCGACGTTCATGCAGAAGTGGTCGAGCACCGCAGATGGGCAGCACCATGGCATGTCATTGAAATTATTAAATCCGGCATCAATAAAGCGGTCGGACTTAAAAAGCTTACGGACCATTTCGGCATTCCGCCTGAGCGGGTTATAGCGTTCGGAGACGAGGATAATGATTTGGAAATGCTTGAGTTTGCCGGTCATGGTGTCGCGATGGGAAATGCGATTGACATTCTAAAAGAGACGGCTAATAAAGAAACCCTCTCCAATATGGATGATGGCATTGCGGTTTACTTGAAAAAAGAATTGGGTTTGTAA
- a CDS encoding prolyl oligopeptidase family serine peptidase, with protein sequence MVIVEKIMAGGVPSLHVVKEELKNEQTPFVLFVHGFTSAKEHNLHYAYLLAEKGARVVLPEALYHGERSESMPPMELNVRFWDIVMNTIHELKAIKDFFADEGLIDESRIGVSGTSMGGIVTLGALTQYKWITAGVSLMGSPYYVHFLRKQVEYLRDAGHVLPISDEDLEAKMQSLEHFDLSLHKESLNERPLLFWHGEKDQVVPFKPTWAFYEDIRSAYEAKPENIQFIRDPNADHKVSREGLFGLVNWFDTHLYLSTRV encoded by the coding sequence GTGGTCATTGTGGAAAAAATTATGGCAGGCGGAGTACCGAGTCTGCATGTTGTAAAAGAAGAACTGAAAAATGAGCAGACCCCGTTTGTGCTGTTTGTACACGGTTTTACAAGCGCAAAGGAACACAATCTGCATTACGCCTACCTGCTTGCTGAAAAGGGAGCCAGAGTCGTTCTTCCGGAAGCTCTCTACCATGGTGAACGGTCTGAATCAATGCCCCCAATGGAATTGAATGTCCGCTTTTGGGACATCGTAATGAATACCATTCATGAACTGAAGGCAATCAAGGATTTCTTTGCAGATGAAGGTTTGATTGATGAATCCCGAATTGGCGTATCCGGAACATCAATGGGCGGAATTGTCACGCTTGGGGCGCTGACTCAATATAAATGGATCACAGCTGGAGTCAGCTTGATGGGAAGTCCATACTACGTCCACTTTTTACGAAAACAAGTGGAATACTTGAGAGATGCAGGGCATGTCCTGCCAATTTCAGACGAAGATCTGGAAGCGAAAATGCAATCGCTCGAGCATTTTGATCTGAGCTTACATAAAGAGAGTCTAAACGAACGTCCGCTCCTGTTCTGGCACGGAGAAAAAGACCAAGTCGTGCCTTTCAAGCCTACATGGGCATTTTATGAAGATATTCGGTCTGCATACGAAGCAAAACCTGAAAACATTCAATTCATACGCGACCCGAACGCCGACCATAAAGTATCCAGAGAAGGTCTGTTTGGACTTGTAAATTGGTTCGATACCCATCTTTACTTAAGCACGCGGGTTTAA
- a CDS encoding metal-sulfur cluster assembly factor: MEEALKENLMGALEQVVDPELGIDIVNLGLVYDVEMDEAGATTVTMTLTSMGCPLAGTIVDQVKIALSDIPEVKETEVNIVWNPPWSKDRMSRYAKIALGIT, from the coding sequence ATGGAAGAAGCATTAAAAGAAAATCTAATGGGCGCGCTTGAACAAGTCGTCGATCCTGAACTTGGAATCGACATCGTCAACCTCGGCCTCGTATACGACGTCGAGATGGATGAAGCCGGTGCAACCACAGTTACCATGACCCTGACATCCATGGGCTGCCCGCTCGCAGGAACAATTGTAGATCAAGTGAAAATCGCACTAAGCGATATCCCGGAAGTGAAAGAAACAGAAGTAAACATCGTCTGGAATCCGCCATGGTCCAAAGACCGCATGTCACGCTATGCGAAAATTGCGCTGGGCATTACCTGA
- the argC gene encoding N-acetyl-gamma-glutamyl-phosphate reductase, with protein sequence MNIGIVGSTGYGGIELYRLLVNHPYTDKCILYTSSHGGNLYSDVYPHLNSIEDEPLRNVDEAEGIDVMFIAAPPGVSVELTPKLLNKGFKVIDLSGDLRLKNSSDYKKWYKRPPAPEEILKHAVYGLSELNRVNITDTRILSNPGCYPTASLLGLAPLVHQHAIDPASIIIDAKSGISGAGRKAGLGTHYSELNENFKVYKIGEHQHIPEIEQQLGQWMGEPVTISFTPHLVPMTRGIMATMYVTLTEKISTELLIESYQSFYEQSPFVRVRKPGSEPQTKEVAGSNFCDIGLKVDDRTGRVVIASVIDNLMKGAAGQAVQNYNLMNGWDEQTGLRLVPMYP encoded by the coding sequence TTGAATATAGGAATTGTGGGGTCTACTGGTTATGGAGGTATTGAGCTTTATAGATTGCTAGTGAATCATCCTTATACAGATAAATGTATATTATATACATCCTCTCATGGCGGCAATCTCTATTCAGATGTTTATCCTCATTTGAACAGCATAGAGGATGAACCCTTGCGAAATGTGGACGAAGCGGAAGGAATCGATGTCATGTTTATTGCAGCTCCTCCAGGTGTATCGGTTGAATTGACGCCTAAGCTGTTGAATAAAGGGTTTAAAGTGATCGATTTATCCGGAGATCTCAGGCTGAAAAACAGCAGTGATTATAAGAAGTGGTATAAACGGCCTCCTGCGCCGGAAGAAATCCTTAAACATGCCGTATATGGATTGTCTGAATTGAACCGGGTGAATATCACTGATACAAGGATCCTTTCAAATCCCGGCTGCTATCCGACAGCCTCATTGCTTGGGCTTGCCCCGCTTGTTCACCAGCATGCAATCGATCCAGCATCGATTATCATAGATGCGAAGTCGGGTATTTCCGGGGCAGGAAGAAAGGCCGGTCTTGGGACACATTACTCCGAACTTAATGAGAATTTCAAAGTTTACAAGATTGGAGAGCACCAGCACATTCCTGAGATTGAGCAGCAGCTTGGGCAGTGGATGGGAGAGCCTGTCACAATCAGCTTTACCCCTCATCTCGTCCCGATGACAAGAGGGATTATGGCGACGATGTATGTGACGCTTACTGAAAAAATCAGTACAGAATTGCTGATCGAGAGTTATCAGTCTTTTTATGAGCAGTCTCCATTTGTAAGAGTGCGAAAGCCCGGAAGTGAACCGCAGACGAAGGAAGTAGCGGGCTCTAATTTTTGCGATATCGGGTTAAAAGTTGATGACCGCACAGGCAGGGTTGTGATTGCATCCGTTATTGATAACTTGATGAAGGGAGCTGCCGGGCAGGCGGTTCAAAATTACAATTTAATGAATGGATGGGATGAACAGACAGGGCTAAGGCTCGTTCCGATGTATCCATAA
- the argJ gene encoding bifunctional ornithine acetyltransferase/N-acetylglutamate synthase, whose amino-acid sequence MEASMTIEKHGSVVSPIGFSADGVHCGLRYSKKDLGVIFSEVPANAAAVYTQSHFQAAPLKVTQESIAAGKKIQALIVNSGNANACTGKQGLADAYQMRRACAERFGINEYLIAVASTGVIGERMNMEKILEGIPLLNPASTEENGHSFETAILTTDTGVKHTGAKLAIDGKEIWIGGAAKGSGMIHPNMATMLGFITTDAAIDPVHLQQLLSEATDTSFNQITVDGETSTNDMVLVLANGMAENDPLAPDHPQWGVFKNGFQEVCKDLAKQIAKDGEGATKLIEVQVNGAASVQEARETSKKIVGSSLVKTAVFGEDANWGRILGAIGHSRSSVNPDQTEIWLGGLCLFSSGEPQDFSEEQAAEYLKNNTIIIRVDLASGDAKATAWGCDLTYDYVKINASYRT is encoded by the coding sequence ATGGAGGCATCCATGACGATTGAAAAGCATGGGTCCGTCGTATCGCCGATAGGATTTAGTGCAGATGGGGTCCATTGCGGCCTTCGGTACTCCAAAAAAGATTTAGGCGTGATTTTCAGTGAGGTGCCTGCAAATGCCGCTGCCGTTTATACGCAAAGCCATTTTCAGGCCGCGCCGTTAAAAGTAACCCAGGAAAGCATTGCAGCAGGGAAAAAGATTCAGGCACTGATTGTAAACAGCGGCAACGCAAATGCGTGCACGGGAAAACAGGGGCTGGCAGACGCCTATCAAATGAGACGCGCGTGCGCTGAAAGGTTCGGCATTAATGAATACTTGATCGCCGTTGCTTCAACAGGGGTGATCGGCGAGCGAATGAATATGGAGAAAATCCTTGAGGGAATTCCGCTGCTGAACCCGGCAAGCACAGAAGAAAACGGCCATTCTTTTGAAACAGCTATTCTTACAACCGATACGGGCGTTAAGCATACGGGAGCAAAGCTTGCCATCGATGGAAAGGAAATATGGATTGGCGGGGCGGCAAAGGGTTCGGGAATGATTCATCCGAACATGGCAACCATGCTTGGCTTTATTACCACAGATGCCGCAATTGATCCTGTCCATCTTCAGCAGCTGTTAAGCGAGGCAACAGATACATCCTTTAATCAGATTACAGTGGATGGAGAAACATCCACCAATGATATGGTGCTTGTGCTGGCAAATGGAATGGCAGAAAATGATCCGCTTGCCCCGGACCATCCTCAATGGGGGGTTTTTAAAAACGGATTCCAGGAGGTTTGCAAGGACCTCGCCAAACAAATTGCTAAGGATGGAGAGGGAGCAACCAAACTGATTGAGGTTCAGGTTAACGGGGCTGCCTCCGTTCAGGAAGCAAGAGAGACCTCGAAAAAAATTGTTGGTTCCAGTCTTGTGAAAACAGCGGTTTTCGGAGAAGACGCGAATTGGGGAAGGATCCTTGGGGCCATTGGCCACAGCCGGTCATCCGTCAATCCGGATCAAACCGAAATCTGGCTGGGGGGACTCTGTCTATTCAGCAGCGGCGAACCGCAGGACTTTAGCGAAGAACAAGCAGCGGAGTATCTAAAAAATAATACGATTATCATTCGCGTGGATTTAGCGTCCGGAGATGCGAAAGCGACCGCTTGGGGCTGCGATTTAACGTATGATTATGTAAAAATCAATGCGAGCTACAGAACGTGA
- the argB gene encoding acetylglutamate kinase yields MSRVVVIKCGGSIISELSESFFSSIHSLKHSGWNVVLVHGGGPDITNTLKLMKIQTEFKNGQRKTTKEVLNVVQMILAGKLNKQLAGECQRRGLSAVGLSGQDAGLLTARLLNEELLGFVGEIEKVNTDVLELLLKQDYIPVIAPIGVTEAFETLNVNADTAAAAIAQALNADKLLFVTDVDGILNNGELICETDPAEIEGCIKRGIISGGMIPKTEAAINSLSGTLKEVMIVNGKKAFLKDNEFFGTKICPNKEAAAG; encoded by the coding sequence GTGAGTCGAGTTGTGGTGATCAAATGCGGGGGAAGCATCATATCCGAGCTTTCAGAATCCTTTTTTTCCTCCATTCATTCTTTAAAGCACTCAGGATGGAACGTCGTCCTTGTTCATGGCGGCGGTCCCGATATAACCAATACGTTAAAGTTAATGAAGATTCAGACAGAATTTAAGAACGGCCAGCGGAAAACAACAAAGGAAGTATTAAATGTCGTTCAGATGATCCTTGCGGGAAAATTGAATAAGCAGCTCGCTGGTGAGTGCCAAAGACGGGGACTTTCCGCAGTCGGATTGTCGGGTCAGGATGCCGGTCTCCTTACTGCAAGGCTGCTTAATGAAGAATTGCTTGGATTTGTAGGGGAAATTGAGAAGGTTAACACGGATGTGCTTGAACTCTTGCTGAAACAGGATTACATTCCTGTCATCGCTCCCATCGGTGTTACCGAAGCATTTGAAACACTGAACGTAAATGCTGATACGGCAGCAGCTGCCATTGCTCAGGCGCTAAATGCCGATAAGCTGCTTTTTGTTACAGATGTGGATGGAATTCTAAATAACGGTGAGCTTATTTGCGAAACGGATCCGGCTGAGATCGAAGGCTGCATTAAAAGGGGCATCATCTCAGGAGGGATGATTCCAAAAACAGAAGCTGCAATAAATTCGTTATCAGGGACGCTCAAAGAAGTCATGATCGTAAACGGAAAGAAAGCTTTTCTAAAGGATAATGAATTTTTCGGCACAAAAATTTGTCCCAACAAGGAGGCGGCGGCAGGATGA